One part of the Streptomyces lienomycini genome encodes these proteins:
- the guaA gene encoding glutamine-hydrolyzing GMP synthase, which produces MSSATPAAAAPDTVLVVDFGAQYAQLIARRVREARVYSEIVPSSMPVEEILAKNPAAIILSGGPSSVYEPGAPTVDRALFEAGVPVFGMCYGFQLMARTLGGTVDNSGAREYGRTDLTVSKPSSTLFEGTPAEQAVWMSHGDACSAAPEGFTVTGSTDVVPVAAFENDEKKLYGVQYHPEVMHSTHGQQVLEHFLYRGAGLRPDWTTGNVIEEQVAAIREQVGDKRAICGLSGGVDSAVAAALVQKAIGTQLTCVYVDHGLMRKGETEQVEKDFVAATGVQLKVVDAEERFLKALAGVSDPEEKRKIIGREFIRVFEQAQLEILQEDGPEVAFLVQGTLYPDVVESGGGTGTANIKSHHNVGGLPDDIEFELVEPLRQLFKDEVRMVGAELGLPDEIVQRQPFPGPGLGIRIVGEVTKERLDLLREADAIAREELTAAGLDRDIWQCPVVLLADVRSVGVQGDGRTYGHPIVLRPVSSEDAMTADWSRLPYDVLSKISTRITNEVKDVNRVVLDVTSKPPGTIEWE; this is translated from the coding sequence GTGTCATCAGCGACTCCCGCTGCCGCCGCCCCCGACACCGTCCTGGTCGTCGACTTCGGCGCGCAGTACGCCCAGCTCATCGCCCGTCGTGTCCGCGAGGCGCGGGTCTACAGCGAGATCGTCCCGAGCTCCATGCCGGTCGAGGAGATCCTCGCCAAGAACCCGGCGGCCATCATCCTCTCCGGCGGCCCCTCGTCGGTGTACGAGCCGGGCGCCCCGACCGTCGACCGCGCCCTGTTCGAGGCCGGCGTCCCCGTCTTCGGCATGTGCTACGGCTTCCAGCTGATGGCGCGGACCCTCGGCGGCACCGTCGACAACTCCGGCGCCCGTGAGTACGGCCGGACCGACCTCACGGTCTCCAAGCCGTCCTCCACCCTCTTCGAGGGCACCCCGGCCGAGCAGGCCGTGTGGATGTCGCACGGCGACGCCTGCTCCGCCGCCCCCGAGGGCTTCACCGTCACCGGCTCCACGGACGTCGTCCCGGTCGCCGCCTTCGAGAACGACGAGAAGAAGCTCTACGGCGTCCAGTACCACCCCGAGGTCATGCACTCCACGCACGGACAGCAGGTGCTGGAGCACTTCCTGTACCGCGGCGCGGGCCTGCGCCCCGACTGGACCACGGGCAACGTGATCGAGGAGCAGGTCGCCGCCATCCGCGAGCAGGTCGGCGACAAGCGCGCCATCTGCGGCCTGTCCGGCGGCGTGGACTCCGCGGTCGCCGCCGCCCTCGTCCAGAAGGCCATCGGCACCCAGCTGACCTGCGTCTACGTCGACCACGGCCTGATGCGCAAGGGCGAGACCGAGCAGGTCGAGAAGGACTTCGTCGCCGCGACCGGCGTACAGCTCAAGGTCGTGGACGCCGAGGAGCGGTTCCTCAAGGCGCTGGCCGGGGTCTCCGACCCCGAGGAGAAGCGGAAGATCATCGGGCGTGAGTTCATCCGGGTCTTCGAGCAGGCGCAGCTGGAGATCCTCCAGGAGGACGGCCCCGAGGTCGCCTTCCTCGTGCAGGGCACCCTCTACCCGGACGTCGTCGAGTCCGGCGGCGGCACCGGCACCGCCAACATCAAGTCCCACCACAACGTGGGCGGCCTCCCCGACGACATCGAGTTCGAGCTGGTCGAGCCGCTGCGCCAGCTGTTCAAGGACGAGGTCCGGATGGTCGGCGCCGAGCTGGGCCTGCCGGACGAGATCGTCCAGCGCCAGCCGTTCCCCGGCCCGGGGCTCGGCATCCGCATCGTCGGCGAGGTCACCAAGGAGCGGCTCGACCTGCTGCGCGAGGCCGACGCCATCGCCCGCGAGGAGCTGACCGCGGCCGGCCTCGACCGCGACATCTGGCAGTGCCCGGTGGTGCTGCTCGCGGACGTACGCTCCGTCGGCGTCCAGGGCGACGGCCGCACCTACGGCCACCCGATCGTCCTGCGCCCGGTCTCGTCCGAGGACGCCATGACCGCCGACTGGTCCCGGCTGCCGTACGACGTGCTGTCCAAGATCTCGACCCGCATCACCAACGAGGTCAAGGACGTCAACCGCGTCGTCCTCGACGTGACCTCGAAGCCGCCGGGCACGATCGAGTGGGAGTGA
- a CDS encoding isocitrate lyase/phosphoenolpyruvate mutase family protein: MTHTTHEFNRHTDVCAALADPALVPELPAADGGPVGASVAWLRATAARFSSGETHRRRRALVEAELTRLEPAALRRAVTAGGDGEVRVRVVHALAEALEMPQPREVAEAVTLVAGVYFGGADPTADEAVARLVALLVSEDTDQWTLEAAANRIGLLVQACAATAALVDAALVDAAADGSAPLARVLRETPPVRTMRRVAVRTTRVAGRDIAEGDVVLLDLAAAQTAHPVPLTFGAPPRVCPGRAHALALADGLLQRPLTAFAHLHHRAAPLLLPNAWDYASAAALAARGFDAIGTTSLGVAAALGLPDGAAATAAATLALARRLGRGTFRFTVDAEGGFSDEPEEVAELARRLHDAGAAGINLEDGRSDGTLTPVELHAAKIAAVKAAVPALFVNARTDTHWLGRQEEQTAERLAVYEQAGADGVFVPGLSDPDGIAALLATLVVPLNILYTPTGPDLAGLAALGVRRISLGSLLYRRALAAAVTAATDIRDGRPADLGAPTYTEVQATSGSVFMA, encoded by the coding sequence ATGACGCACACGACGCATGAATTCAACCGCCACACGGACGTGTGCGCGGCGCTCGCCGACCCGGCGCTGGTCCCCGAGCTGCCGGCAGCGGACGGCGGCCCCGTGGGGGCGAGCGTCGCATGGCTGCGGGCCACCGCGGCCCGATTCAGCTCCGGGGAGACGCATCGGCGGCGCAGGGCCCTCGTGGAGGCCGAACTCACCAGGCTGGAACCCGCCGCGCTGCGGCGCGCAGTGACGGCCGGCGGTGACGGGGAGGTCCGGGTGCGGGTGGTCCACGCCCTCGCCGAGGCCCTGGAAATGCCTCAGCCCCGTGAGGTCGCGGAGGCGGTGACCCTCGTGGCCGGGGTCTACTTCGGGGGTGCGGACCCGACCGCGGACGAGGCCGTGGCCCGGCTGGTGGCGCTCCTGGTGTCCGAGGACACGGACCAGTGGACCCTGGAGGCCGCCGCCAACCGCATCGGTCTGCTGGTGCAGGCGTGCGCGGCGACGGCGGCACTGGTCGATGCGGCACTGGTCGATGCCGCGGCCGACGGCAGCGCACCGCTGGCCCGGGTGCTCCGGGAGACTCCACCGGTGCGAACCATGCGCCGCGTCGCCGTCCGTACCACCCGCGTCGCGGGACGGGACATCGCCGAGGGCGATGTGGTGCTCCTGGACCTGGCAGCCGCGCAGACTGCGCATCCCGTACCGCTCACCTTCGGCGCCCCGCCCAGGGTCTGCCCCGGCAGGGCCCACGCTCTCGCCCTGGCCGACGGCCTCCTCCAGCGGCCGCTGACCGCCTTCGCCCACCTGCACCATCGGGCCGCCCCGCTGCTGTTGCCCAACGCCTGGGACTACGCCTCCGCCGCTGCGCTGGCGGCGCGGGGCTTCGACGCGATCGGTACCACCAGCCTGGGCGTGGCAGCGGCCCTCGGCCTGCCGGACGGAGCGGCGGCCACGGCAGCGGCGACCCTGGCACTGGCCCGCCGGCTCGGGCGCGGCACCTTCCGGTTCACCGTCGACGCCGAAGGCGGTTTCAGTGACGAACCGGAGGAGGTGGCCGAGCTGGCTCGAAGGCTGCACGACGCCGGCGCTGCGGGGATCAACCTGGAAGACGGCCGCTCGGACGGCACTCTCACCCCCGTCGAGCTGCATGCCGCGAAGATCGCTGCCGTCAAGGCCGCTGTACCCGCGCTGTTCGTGAACGCCCGTACCGACACCCACTGGCTCGGGCGCCAGGAGGAGCAGACCGCGGAGCGCCTCGCGGTCTACGAACAGGCAGGGGCGGACGGAGTGTTCGTACCGGGCCTGTCGGATCCGGACGGGATCGCCGCCCTGCTGGCAACCCTCGTCGTGCCGCTGAACATCCTTTACACACCGACCGGCCCGGACCTCGCCGGGCTGGCCGCGCTGGGCGTGCGCAGGATCAGTCTCGGTTCGCTGCTCTACCGCAGAGCTCTGGCAGCGGCCGTGACCGCGGCGACCGACATCCGCGACGGCCGGCCGGCCGACCTCGGCGCCCCCACCTACACCGAGGTGCAGGCGACTTCGGGCTCCGTGTTCATGGCCTAG
- a CDS encoding pyridoxamine 5'-phosphate oxidase family protein produces MTSGTAVNWAGFATAEPVLADTVEARFGAYTHHVLATLRKDGSPRTTGLEVRFLSGELWFGMMPDSLKALDLRRDPRFALQANPGDGTGMGGGDVRIAGRAVEVDDPETRAGYVKEVEPPEPFHLFRTELTEVVRTSVEDDAYLVVEIWQPGKPLRTVRRA; encoded by the coding sequence ATGACATCAGGCACCGCTGTGAACTGGGCCGGTTTCGCCACCGCCGAACCCGTCCTGGCCGACACCGTCGAGGCGCGCTTCGGCGCGTACACGCACCACGTCCTCGCCACCCTCCGCAAGGACGGCTCGCCCCGCACCACCGGCCTGGAGGTGCGTTTCCTGAGCGGCGAGCTGTGGTTCGGCATGATGCCGGACTCGCTGAAGGCCCTCGACCTGCGCCGCGACCCGCGCTTCGCGCTCCAGGCGAACCCGGGGGACGGCACCGGCATGGGCGGCGGGGACGTGCGGATCGCCGGGCGGGCGGTCGAGGTCGACGACCCGGAGACCAGGGCCGGGTACGTGAAAGAGGTGGAACCGCCGGAGCCGTTCCACCTCTTCCGTACCGAGCTGACGGAGGTCGTGCGCACCTCCGTGGAGGACGACGCGTACCTCGTCGTCGAGATCTGGCAGCCCGGAAAGCCCCTGCGCACCGTCAGGCGCGCGTAG
- a CDS encoding LPXTG cell wall anchor domain-containing protein — protein MKLRRAMVTAAAATVLAPLALVSAPVAFATDGPSTSTSSEEQGPATQEGGQDSSSKDETTKPSTEESPSSEEQPPGGNPPAGNENDPSDDKTTPSDDKTTPSDGQQPPKDDGTGVKPPSEDDTKPSDDAGKPSGDEGDPSDENVFDPYEDCDTYELDEKLSASISGLPNKIVAGSGWHDFEFVIDNDSEKDLKNVWINAFAEYSGELNSDVSLYEDLAEFQVKQNGKWTSAYQETYGDGKDAFTFTGSIVAILPTLEKDSTATLDLRVKIHADAPAGSAFSVSDAVYAGEDKSCYGNGDTYDFTVLAAGSAKPGDVDDVEPNGEKPKDAGKDLRPQGVDKDLKPQGGAKPVTGSLAQTGSNSALPMIGLVGGLAVVAGGGALFVVRRRKAGVQA, from the coding sequence ATGAAGCTTCGCCGCGCCATGGTCACGGCGGCCGCCGCCACCGTCCTGGCTCCGCTCGCCCTCGTGTCGGCGCCTGTCGCCTTCGCGACGGACGGTCCGTCCACGAGCACCTCCTCCGAGGAGCAGGGCCCCGCCACGCAGGAAGGCGGCCAGGACTCCTCGTCCAAGGACGAGACCACCAAGCCCTCGACCGAGGAGAGCCCCTCCTCCGAGGAGCAGCCCCCCGGCGGGAACCCGCCCGCGGGCAACGAGAACGACCCCTCGGACGACAAGACCACGCCGTCCGACGACAAGACCACGCCGTCCGACGGCCAGCAGCCGCCCAAGGACGACGGCACCGGGGTGAAGCCCCCGTCCGAGGACGACACCAAGCCCTCGGACGACGCCGGGAAGCCTTCCGGCGACGAGGGGGACCCCTCCGACGAGAACGTCTTCGACCCCTACGAGGACTGCGACACCTACGAGCTGGACGAGAAGCTCAGCGCCTCCATCTCCGGGCTGCCGAACAAGATCGTCGCCGGTTCCGGCTGGCACGACTTCGAGTTCGTGATCGACAACGACTCCGAGAAGGACCTCAAGAACGTCTGGATCAACGCGTTCGCCGAGTACAGCGGCGAGCTCAACTCCGACGTCTCGCTCTACGAGGACCTGGCGGAGTTCCAGGTGAAGCAGAACGGCAAGTGGACGAGCGCCTACCAGGAGACCTACGGCGACGGGAAGGACGCGTTCACCTTCACCGGGAGCATCGTCGCCATCCTGCCGACCCTGGAGAAGGACAGCACCGCCACGCTCGACCTGCGCGTGAAGATCCACGCCGACGCCCCGGCGGGTTCGGCGTTCTCGGTGAGCGACGCGGTCTACGCGGGCGAGGACAAGTCCTGCTACGGCAACGGCGACACCTACGACTTCACGGTGCTCGCCGCCGGCAGTGCCAAGCCGGGCGACGTCGACGACGTCGAGCCGAACGGTGAGAAGCCGAAGGACGCCGGCAAGGACCTGCGGCCGCAGGGCGTCGACAAGGACCTGAAGCCGCAGGGCGGCGCCAAGCCGGTCACCGGCAGCCTCGCCCAGACCGGTTCCAACTCCGCGCTGCCGATGATCGGGCTCGTCGGCGGTCTCGCGGTCGTCGCCGGTGGCGGCGCGCTGTTCGTCGTCCGGCGCCGCAAGGCCGGTGTCCAGGCGTAA
- a CDS encoding chorismate mutase — MSETGTPPTAARSPDMTVTTADKTGARTSEAADVITGARERIDSLDDRIIGLIQERMAVSAVIQEARITSGGRRVNLSREMEVLDHYREALGKPGTALAMTLLELCRGRV, encoded by the coding sequence CTGTCGGAGACCGGGACGCCGCCCACCGCGGCGAGGAGCCCCGACATGACCGTCACCACCGCAGACAAGACCGGCGCCCGTACCAGCGAGGCCGCCGACGTGATCACCGGCGCGCGCGAGCGGATCGACTCCCTCGACGACCGGATCATCGGTCTGATCCAGGAACGGATGGCGGTCTCCGCCGTCATCCAGGAGGCACGCATCACATCCGGCGGCCGACGCGTGAACCTGTCCCGCGAGATGGAGGTCCTCGACCACTACCGCGAGGCCCTGGGCAAGCCGGGCACGGCCCTCGCAATGACGCTGCTGGAGCTGTGCCGGGGGCGCGTCTGA
- a CDS encoding DoxX family membrane protein, protein MTHGMRTDVHTSRGGAREGGWRDNAARYALLPLRIFLGVTFVYAGLDKLTDSAFMKDAGAGSVGDMMRAVRDSSAVPALVDLALKSPPGFGYAIALGELAVGIGTLLGLLTRLAALGGALISLSLWLTVSWASDPYYYGNDLPYMFCWVPLVLAGAPLWSLDALLGNRRRGRAY, encoded by the coding sequence ATGACTCACGGGATGCGGACGGATGTCCACACCTCACGCGGGGGCGCGCGAGAAGGGGGCTGGCGGGACAACGCCGCCCGCTACGCCCTCCTTCCCCTACGGATCTTCCTCGGTGTCACGTTCGTCTACGCCGGTCTGGACAAGCTCACCGACAGCGCCTTCATGAAGGACGCGGGCGCCGGTTCCGTCGGCGACATGATGCGTGCCGTCCGCGACTCCTCGGCCGTCCCCGCCCTGGTCGACCTGGCCCTGAAGAGCCCGCCCGGTTTCGGCTACGCCATCGCCCTGGGCGAGTTGGCCGTCGGCATCGGCACCCTGCTCGGGCTCCTCACCCGCCTCGCGGCGCTGGGCGGCGCGCTGATCTCGCTCAGCCTGTGGCTGACCGTGAGCTGGGCCTCCGACCCGTACTACTACGGCAACGACCTCCCGTACATGTTCTGCTGGGTACCCCTCGTGCTGGCCGGCGCACCCCTCTGGTCACTGGACGCCCTGCTCGGGAACCGGCGCCGCGGAAGGGCCTACTAG